In Chiloscyllium punctatum isolate Juve2018m chromosome X, sChiPun1.3, whole genome shotgun sequence, the following are encoded in one genomic region:
- the LOC140471188 gene encoding cysteine/serine-rich nuclear protein 2-like isoform X1, protein MEMAVSIKRKFEEVDGSSLCSSPKESDDDISSSDSADSCDSVNPPTSRELSPTSILKKQKRLRVKNVRFDQVTVYYFTRRQGFTSVPSQGGSSLGMARRHNCIRRYTLCEFAQEQEHLHREMLRDHLKEEKLNVRKMKLTKNGTVESEEANVLTIDDVSDDDIDVDSIEVDDYFFLQPLPTKRRRALLRASGVNRIDTEEKHELRAIRSSREECGCDCRFYCDPEVCPCSKAGIKCQVDRMSFPCGCSKDGCANAAGRIEFNPIRVRTHYLHTIMKLELENKQQDHHQQPLPAISHCSNDRHTEVQDYQEFTAENYDLENETAVMHLQSAEEMDRKKEEEDDLTSSSVTMDTSVDSLEVCILGDPVAGPDEACEGLTTPVVIQAEVTPVSPVLCFAASTVQDNSTPEEQTYLTNPTVLYYQINQSCSVGVNCSDREANYVDAGLESNCSKENAVENLIATPNCSLSSYVSVTEHFSENTGTSKYSDVQFLSMEDGNSSVDVGSNVYSESTKQEFQLHSKLQNGFPRAPDGDLCTPESTVENLCSQSEGQRSPEEAPAANSVTM, encoded by the exons CAACTTCAATCTTGAAGAAGCAGAAGCGGCTGAGAGTAAAGAATGTTCGTTTTGACCAGGTCACTGTCTACTACTTCACACGTCGCCAAGGGTTCACCAGTGTGCCGAGCCAGGGTGGCAGTTCCCTGGGCATGGCCAGGCGCCACAACTGCATCCGCAGGTACACGCTGTGTGAGTTTGCGCAGGAGCAGGAACACCTTCACCGGGAAATGCTCCGTGACCATCTGAAGGAGGAGAAGCTCAATGTGCGAAAAATGAAG TTGACAAAGAACGGTACAGTTGAGTCGGAGGAAGCCAATGTACTCACCATTGATGACGTTTCTGACGATGACATTGATGTGGACAGTATTGAGGTAGATGACTATTTCTTTTTACAACCACTACCCACAAAAAGGCGAAGAGCTTTATTACGTGCATCAGGCGTCAACAGGATTGATACCGAGGAAAAGCATGAGCTGCGAGCCATTCGCTCGTCCAGGGAGGAATGCGGGTGCGACTGTAGGTTTTACTGTGATCCTGAAGTGTGCCCCTGTAGCAAAGCGGGAATCAAATGCCAG GTGGACAGGATGTCTTTTCCCTGTGGGTGCTCCAAAGATGGATGCGCTAATGCGGCTGGCCGGATTGAATTTAACCCCATCCGCGTACGGACTCATTACTTGCACACTATCATGAAGCTGGAACTGGAGAACAAACAGCAGGACCATCATCAGCAGCCATTGCCTGCCATTTCCCATTGCTCCAATGATAGACATACAGAGGTACAAGACTATCAGGAATTTACTGCAGAAAATTATGATTTGGAGAATGAAACTGCGGTCATGCACTTACAGTCTGCTGAGGAGATGGACAGGAAAAAAGAAGAGGAGGATGATTTAACCAGTTCTAGTGTAACCATGGATACCAGTGTAGACAGCCTTGAAGTTTGTATATTAGGAGATCCTGTGGCTGGACCTGATGAAGCCTGTGAAGGGCTAACAACGCCTGTTGTGATTCAAGCGGAAGTGACTCCTGTTTCTCCTGTGTTGTGTTTTGCTGCTAGCACTGTTCAAGATAACTCAACACCTGAGGAACAGACATATTTAACCAACCCCACAGTGTTATATTATCAAATCAACCAGAGCTGTTCTGTAGGTGTGAACTGCAGTGATAGGGAGGCGAATTATGTGGATGCAGGATTAGAATCCAATTGCAGTAAGGAAAACGCTGTAGAAAATTTAATTGCTACTCCCAATTGCTCATTGTCATCATACGTGTCTGTCACAGAGCACTTTTCTGAAAACACAGGAACTTCTAAATACAGTGATGTACAATTTCTCTCAATGGAAGATGGTAATTCCTCAGTAGATGTTGGTTCTAATGTATATTCTGAAAGTACTAAACAGGAGTTCCAGCTGCATTCAAAGCTTCAAAATGGCTTCCCCAGGGCCCCTGATGGTGACCTTTGTACGCCTGAGTCGACTGTGGAGAATCTGTGTTCCCAGTCTGAAGGTCAGAGGTCCCCAGAGGAAGCCCCTGCAGCAAACTCCGTAACGATGTAA
- the LOC140471188 gene encoding cysteine/serine-rich nuclear protein 2-like isoform X3, whose product MARRHNCIRRYTLCEFAQEQEHLHREMLRDHLKEEKLNVRKMKLTKNGTVESEEANVLTIDDVSDDDIDVDSIEVDDYFFLQPLPTKRRRALLRASGVNRIDTEEKHELRAIRSSREECGCDCRFYCDPEVCPCSKAGIKCQVDRMSFPCGCSKDGCANAAGRIEFNPIRVRTHYLHTIMKLELENKQQDHHQQPLPAISHCSNDRHTEVQDYQEFTAENYDLENETAVMHLQSAEEMDRKKEEEDDLTSSSVTMDTSVDSLEVCILGDPVAGPDEACEGLTTPVVIQAEVTPVSPVLCFAASTVQDNSTPEEQTYLTNPTVLYYQINQSCSVGVNCSDREANYVDAGLESNCSKENAVENLIATPNCSLSSYVSVTEHFSENTGTSKYSDVQFLSMEDGNSSVDVGSNVYSESTKQEFQLHSKLQNGFPRAPDGDLCTPESTVENLCSQSEGQRSPEEAPAANSVTM is encoded by the exons ATGGCCAGGCGCCACAACTGCATCCGCAGGTACACGCTGTGTGAGTTTGCGCAGGAGCAGGAACACCTTCACCGGGAAATGCTCCGTGACCATCTGAAGGAGGAGAAGCTCAATGTGCGAAAAATGAAG TTGACAAAGAACGGTACAGTTGAGTCGGAGGAAGCCAATGTACTCACCATTGATGACGTTTCTGACGATGACATTGATGTGGACAGTATTGAGGTAGATGACTATTTCTTTTTACAACCACTACCCACAAAAAGGCGAAGAGCTTTATTACGTGCATCAGGCGTCAACAGGATTGATACCGAGGAAAAGCATGAGCTGCGAGCCATTCGCTCGTCCAGGGAGGAATGCGGGTGCGACTGTAGGTTTTACTGTGATCCTGAAGTGTGCCCCTGTAGCAAAGCGGGAATCAAATGCCAG GTGGACAGGATGTCTTTTCCCTGTGGGTGCTCCAAAGATGGATGCGCTAATGCGGCTGGCCGGATTGAATTTAACCCCATCCGCGTACGGACTCATTACTTGCACACTATCATGAAGCTGGAACTGGAGAACAAACAGCAGGACCATCATCAGCAGCCATTGCCTGCCATTTCCCATTGCTCCAATGATAGACATACAGAGGTACAAGACTATCAGGAATTTACTGCAGAAAATTATGATTTGGAGAATGAAACTGCGGTCATGCACTTACAGTCTGCTGAGGAGATGGACAGGAAAAAAGAAGAGGAGGATGATTTAACCAGTTCTAGTGTAACCATGGATACCAGTGTAGACAGCCTTGAAGTTTGTATATTAGGAGATCCTGTGGCTGGACCTGATGAAGCCTGTGAAGGGCTAACAACGCCTGTTGTGATTCAAGCGGAAGTGACTCCTGTTTCTCCTGTGTTGTGTTTTGCTGCTAGCACTGTTCAAGATAACTCAACACCTGAGGAACAGACATATTTAACCAACCCCACAGTGTTATATTATCAAATCAACCAGAGCTGTTCTGTAGGTGTGAACTGCAGTGATAGGGAGGCGAATTATGTGGATGCAGGATTAGAATCCAATTGCAGTAAGGAAAACGCTGTAGAAAATTTAATTGCTACTCCCAATTGCTCATTGTCATCATACGTGTCTGTCACAGAGCACTTTTCTGAAAACACAGGAACTTCTAAATACAGTGATGTACAATTTCTCTCAATGGAAGATGGTAATTCCTCAGTAGATGTTGGTTCTAATGTATATTCTGAAAGTACTAAACAGGAGTTCCAGCTGCATTCAAAGCTTCAAAATGGCTTCCCCAGGGCCCCTGATGGTGACCTTTGTACGCCTGAGTCGACTGTGGAGAATCTGTGTTCCCAGTCTGAAGGTCAGAGGTCCCCAGAGGAAGCCCCTGCAGCAAACTCCGTAACGATGTAA